The Parabacteroides sp. AD58 genome includes a window with the following:
- a CDS encoding IS1182 family transposase has translation MAKIHFRPYTPNQTVLFPQRIDEDIAENDPVRMVDALVESLNLESFRKLYKEYGRSPYHPKMMLKVILYAYMNNIYSCRKIEKLLRRDIHYIWLAGYEKPDFITINRFRNRVKKEINEVFTQTVLLLSSKGFISLNVEYIDGTKIESKANKYTFVWRKSVERNRERLMKKISVLLSQIDDVIVQEKASENNEEIEFTPSMLTEMAGELRNALEQTSEPSTKEQKSALRKKRRQLKELEAHRDKLQEYNNHLDNLQERNSYSKTDKEATFMRMKEDAMRNGQTKPGYNLQIATENQFIIDYSLFPNPTDTLTMIPFLKSFADRYGQLAHTVVADSGYGSEENYHFMSENGMEAYVKYNYFHIEQRPRFKPNPFKAENFFYNEEQDYCVCPMGQKMQRVGTRHAKTESGYVVEYARYRAVRCEGCPLRCLCFKAKGNRTIELNHRLRIYKQKARELLCSEEGLKHRGQRCIEPEAVFGQIKFNMNYKRFRHFGKDKVLMDFSFLAIAFNIKKMCTKMNKEGINWPIKHLYGLITAHLSYWEQNNRDYLQNIAA, from the coding sequence ATGGCAAAGATACATTTTCGTCCATACACTCCCAACCAAACGGTACTTTTTCCGCAAAGAATCGATGAAGATATTGCAGAAAACGATCCTGTACGCATGGTTGACGCTTTGGTTGAAAGCCTGAATCTTGAAAGTTTCAGGAAGTTATACAAAGAATACGGCCGTAGTCCTTATCATCCCAAGATGATGCTAAAGGTTATCTTGTATGCCTATATGAACAATATATACTCCTGCCGGAAAATAGAAAAGCTTCTTCGTCGTGATATCCATTACATTTGGTTAGCCGGTTATGAGAAACCGGACTTCATTACTATCAACCGTTTCCGTAACCGGGTGAAGAAGGAGATTAACGAAGTGTTTACCCAAACCGTACTTCTGCTTTCATCCAAAGGTTTCATCAGTCTGAATGTGGAATATATTGATGGAACAAAGATTGAGTCCAAGGCCAACAAATATACTTTTGTATGGCGGAAGAGCGTTGAGCGAAACCGTGAACGACTGATGAAGAAAATCAGTGTTTTGTTAAGCCAAATAGATGACGTCATCGTTCAGGAAAAAGCTTCGGAAAACAACGAGGAAATTGAGTTTACACCTTCCATGCTGACAGAAATGGCGGGAGAATTACGCAATGCCCTTGAGCAAACTTCAGAACCATCCACGAAAGAGCAGAAATCTGCACTGAGAAAGAAACGCAGGCAGCTGAAAGAACTGGAAGCACATAGAGATAAGCTTCAGGAATACAATAACCATCTGGACAATCTTCAGGAGCGCAACTCTTATTCCAAGACAGACAAAGAGGCCACTTTTATGAGAATGAAGGAGGATGCCATGCGCAACGGTCAGACAAAGCCCGGATATAATCTTCAGATTGCTACGGAAAATCAATTCATTATCGATTATTCTCTTTTTCCGAATCCGACTGACACCTTGACGATGATCCCCTTCCTGAAGTCCTTTGCCGACAGATACGGCCAGTTGGCTCATACGGTGGTTGCTGATTCCGGTTACGGATCAGAAGAGAATTACCACTTTATGTCGGAAAACGGGATGGAAGCATACGTCAAATACAATTATTTCCACATAGAACAGCGGCCAAGATTTAAACCGAATCCTTTTAAAGCCGAAAACTTTTTCTACAATGAAGAACAGGATTACTGTGTCTGTCCAATGGGACAAAAGATGCAGAGGGTAGGCACCAGGCATGCGAAAACCGAATCCGGATATGTAGTCGAATATGCCAGGTATAGGGCTGTCAGATGCGAAGGATGTCCGTTAAGATGTCTGTGTTTTAAAGCTAAAGGAAACAGGACGATAGAACTGAATCACCGACTCAGGATATACAAACAGAAAGCCCGGGAACTTCTCTGTTCCGAAGAAGGGCTGAAACACAGAGGGCAAAGGTGTATAGAACCGGAAGCTGTATTTGGACAGATAAAATTCAACATGAACTACAAGCGTTTCCGTCATTTTGGAAAGGACAAGGTTCTTATGGACTTTTCCTTCCTGGCCATCGCCTTCAATATAAAAAAGATGTGTACCAAGATGAATAAAGAGGGTATAAATTGGCCAATTAAACACCTTTACGGCCTTATTACCGCTCATTTAAGCTATTGGGAACAGAATAATCGAGATTATCTTCAGAATATCGCTGCCTGA